From Micromonospora auratinigra:
GGTTCGGGGTGATGTTCTTCGCCGACCCGGTCGCCGCCTTCGCCAACCTGCGCCGGGCGCTGCGCCCGTACCAGACCCCCGACGGGGTACGCCTGGACACCGCCGCCCGGCTGGTCACCGCCCGGCGGCCCGGCTGAGCGGCGCACCTCCCTACGATGCGCAGGTGGCACCGAGACGAGCGGCGGCACTGCGCGGTGGCGAGCAGAGCCTGCGGGAGCACCTGATCGCCGCCGCGCAGGCGCTGGTCGCCCGGCGCGGCGCGGCCGGGCTGACCGTGCGGGACATCGCCCGGGAGGCCGGCGTGGCCGACGGCGTGCTCTACAACCACTTCGCCGACAAGGAGGAACTGCTCGCGTACGCGCTGCACGCGCACGTGCGGGCGGTCGAGGCGGCCCAGGACACCCCCGCCCCGCGAGCCGGTGAGCAGACCGTCGAGGCGAACCTGCGGGCCTGGCTGCGCCGCGCCCTGGCCCTGCACGCGGCCGTGCTGCCGGCGTTCGCCGGGCTCACCGGCCAACCCAAACTGCTGGCCCGCCTCGGTGAGCTGCCCGGGCCGCCCGGCGGCGGTCCGGGCCTGCGGACCGAGCTGGCCGACTACGTCCGGGCCGAGCAGCGGCAGGGCCGGATCCCCCCGCGGGCCAGCGCCGAGGCGCTCGCCACCCTGGTCGTCGGCGTCTGCCACGACCTGGTCCTGGGCCGGCTGCTGGATCCGGCCCACCCGCCGCCGGAGCCGGCCGCCGAGCTGGTCGACGACCTGGTCGCCACCCTGCTGCACGGCCTCCTCGCCCCACCCCCCTGACTCCGCCCGCCCAGGGCGCCCCCCAGTGACCCCCGGGCGACTAATTCACGGAAAGAGTGGTCTCCGAGAGCCCGGAGGCCACTCTTTCCGTGAATTAGCGGGGATCTTGGGGTGGGGGTGGGGGTGGGGTGGGGGTGGGGACGCGTCCCGTGCCTGGAGCTTCCGGCGGTTGACCGGATGCGTCATCATGCGCTCATGTCCTCGTCGACCGCTCCGGCCCCGTCCCCTGTACGCGTGTCGTGGACCGAGCGCGCCGCTCGTCCGGCCGTCCTGGCGGCGCTGCTGTTCGCGGCCGTCCGGGCCGGGACGGTGCTGGCCGGCGGCCTGCCGTCGCGCGGCTGGGACTACCTGTTCGGCCTGTCGCTGCTGGTGCTGGGCCTGGCGGCGTTGGTGCCGATGGTGGTGCGCCAGCGCAACCCGTGGCGGCGACCGGCGCGGCTGGTCGACGCGGGGGCCGGCCGCCGCCGGGTGCCACCCATGGCCGGTTTCGGCTGGTTCGCCGCCGCGCAGGTGCTGCTCGGTGCCGGGATACTCCAGTCGTTCGGGCTCGACCTGGTGCGCGACACGCAGACGCCGACGGTGGTGGGCTGGGGCTTCACCAGCATCATGTTCCTGCTGGCGGCGTTCTACCTGCTGCTGGTGACGGGTCTCGTGGTGGCGTTCTTCCGTGGCGACCCGCGGATCGACCTCACCCCGGCCGGCGTCGAGATCCGGGACCTGTTCGGGCGGCGCAGCGTGCCGTGGGCGGCGCTCACCCCGGGCCGGCCGACCCCGCCGCGCTCGGGGACCGTGCTGCGGCTGCGGGTGGCCCGCCCGGAGCTGGTCCGGCGGCGGGGCCTGGTGTTCGGCCGGGCCGGCTCGCCGCTGGTCACGCTCGGCTGGCTGGCGGCGCACCCGGGGTTCCTGGCCGACGCGCTGCGCCACTACGTCGACCACCCGGCGGAGCGGGCCGCCATCGGCACCCCGGCCGGCGACGACGCGCTCCGCCGCGCGCTGGGCGCGAGCTGACCGGCCCGTCCGCGTCGGCCGGTCCGCGCCGGTCTGCTCAGCGCAGCCGGGGCAGCACCTCGCGCCGGTAGAGGTCGAACAGGCCCTGCCAGTTCGGTCCGGTGTTGGCCACGTAGACCTCGTCGAAGCCGGCCTCGGCGTACTTGTCGATCATCTCCAGGTGCGCGTCGGCGCTGTTGCCGCAGACGAACGCCTCCTTCAGCATCTCCGGCTTCACCAGCTGCGCGGCCTGCTCGAAGTGCCGCGGCGAGGGCAGCACCTGGGACAGCTCGCCCGGCACGCCCGCGTTCGGCCACTTCTCGTACGCGATCCGCATGCCCTCGTCCGCGCTGTCGGCGTACGCGGCCTTGAAGCCGGCCTGGCACGGCTTGTCGCCGCCGCCACCCTCGCGGAACCGGCGGACCATGTCGGCGTCGGGCATGGTGCTGACGTAGCCGTCGCCGATCCGGGCGGCGAGGTCGATCGACTTCGGGCCGAAGCCGGAGACGTAGATCGGCGGGGGAGTGTCCGGCAGCGTGTAGACCCGGGCGTGCTCGACGGTGTAGTGCTTGCCGTGGTGGTTGACGAAGTCGCCGCGCCACAGCTCGCGGATGACCTCGATCGCCTCGGTCAGCATCTCCAGCCGGACGTCGGTCTGCGGCCACGGGTCGCCGAAGATGTGCTCGTTGAGCGCCTCGCCGGTGCCCACCCCGAGGATGAACCGTCCTTCGTGCAGCACCGCGCTGGTGGCCGCCGCCTGGGCGATGACGGCGGGATGGATGCGCAGGGTGGGGCAGGTGACCGCGGTGGTCACCGGTAGCCGGCAGACCTGGCTGAGCGCGCCGATGGTGGACCAGACGAAGGCGCTCTGGCCCTGCGCGTCGACCCACGGGTGGTAGTGGTCGGAGATCCACAGTGCCTCGAAGCCGGCCTGCTCGGCGCCGCGCGCCTGGGCCAGCAGCTCGGCCGGGGTGTACTCCTCACTGGACAGGAAATAGCCGATCTTCACGTCTCCCCCTCGCGCCCCGGGTGCCGGGCGCACCGTGGGGACCACGATCGCCGTACCCCGGGGGACGGGGTCCGAACGCCGGGTCAGCGGCGGAACATCGCCCGGATCGCGATCAGCAGGAACAGGCCGCCCACCACCAGGCCGAGCAGGCGTACGCCGGGGATGTCGGCGGCGGAGGTGGCGTCGGCGAGCAGGGCGGGGCGCATGCCCGAACTCTCCCACGGTGGGTCCCGCTCCGCCAGACGCTAACAGTTAGGAATGTTGACTATTACCGGACCGGAGTGTGACCATGTCAGCACCGCCGGGGCGGCGGGCCGTGGGGAGACGGGGGTACGACAGCGCATGAGCGAGCGGATCGTGGGAGCGAACCCGGACCTGGCGGCGCTGGCCGCCGCCGTCCTGCAACCCGGCTTCGTGGGCACCACCCCGCCGGCCTGGGTCTGCCGGTGGCTCGGCGAGGGGCTCGGCTCGGTGGTCCTCTTCGCCCGCAACGTCGTCGACCACGAGCAGGTCGCCGCGCTCACCGCGACCCTGCGGGCCGAGCGACCCGACGTGATCGTGGCGATCGACGAGGAGGCCGGCGACGTCACCCGGCTGGAGTCGGCCCGGGGCAGCTCCCGGCCCGGCAACTTCGCCCTCGGCGCGGTCGACGACGTGGACCTCACCGAGGAGGTGGCCCGGGACCTCGGCGCGGAGCTGGCCGCCGTCGGGGTGACCCTCGACTACGCGCCGGACGCCGACGTCAACTCCAACCCGGCCAACCCGGTGATCGGGGTCCGCTCCTTCGGCGCCGACCCGGCCCTGGTGGCCCGGCACACCGCCGCCTGGGTCCGCGGCCTGCAGGCCGGCGGCGTGGCCGCCTGCGCCAAGCACTTCCCCGGGCACGGCGACACCCGGGTCGACTCGCACCACGACCTGCCCCGCATCGGCGGCGACCGGGCCCGCCTGGACGCCGTCGAGCTGGCCCCGTTCCGGGCCGCGGTGTCGGCCGGGGTGCAGGCGGTGATGACCGGGCACCTGCTGGTGCCGGCGCTGGACCCGGAGCTGCCGGCCACGCTCAGCTCGCGCATCCTCGGCGGGCTGCTCCGCGACGAGCTGGGCTTCCACGGCGTGGTGGTGACCGACGCGGTGGAGATGCGCGCGGTGGCCGACCGGTACGGCTTCGCCGGGGCGGCGGTGCGCGCCCTCGCCGCCGGCGCCGACGCGATCTGCGTGGGCGGGGAACGCGCCACCGAGGCCGACGCGCGCGAGCTGCGCGACGCCGTCGTCGCCGCGGTGCTCGCCGGGGAGCTGCCCGAGGAACGGCTCGCCGAGGCCGCCAAGCGGGTCGGCCAGCTCGCCGCGTGGAGCGTCGCCGCCCGCGCCGACCGGCCGGCCGGGCCCCGCCCCGGTGCCGGCTCCGCCGTGGGGCTGGCCGCCGCCCGCCGGGCGCTGCGGGTGGTCGCCGACCGTCCGGCCCGGCTGCCGCTCGCCGGACCGGCGCACGTGGTCGAGTTCGCCCCGCCGCGCAACATCGCGATCGGCGAGGAGACCCCGTGGGGGATCGCCGCGCCGCTGGCCGGGCTGGTGCCCGGCACCACCACCGCCCGGTACGCGCAGGACGAGGTGCCGGCCGACCCGGCCGGCGGCGCGGCCGGCCGGCCGCTGGTGCTGGTGGTGCGCGACCTGCACCGGCACGACTGGATGCGGGCCGCGGTGGGCCGGGCCCTCGCGGCCCGCCCGGACGCGGTGGTGGTCGAGCTGGGCGTGCCGGAACTGGTCACCGGCGGGCTGCACGTGGCCACCCACGGGGCCACCCGGGCCGCCGCGCAGGCCGCCGCCGAACTGCTCGCCGGCACCCGCTGACCCCGGCGCGGCCGGGGGGCGGGTACGGGCCCCGGCCGCGCCGGGCGCCACCGGTCAGGGGGCGGGCACCACCAGGTCGGCGTAGTCGGGGTGGCGCTCGATGAACGCGGCCATGAACGGGCACCGGGGCACCACCCGGCCGCCCCGGGCCCGGATCTGGTCCAGCGTGCCCTGGATCAGCGCCGCGCCGACGCCCCGGCCCTGGAACCGGTCGTCCACCTCGGTGTGCGTGAACACCAGCACCTCGCCGCGCGGCAGGTACGCGGTGAACCCGGCCAGCGCGTCGTCGACCAGGATCTCGAAGCGGTGCTCGGCGGGGTTCTCCTCGACCAGGAAGCTCACCGGCCCATTCTCCCCCGGCCGGTGGCCAGCACGTCCAGTTCGGCCAGCAACCGGTCCACCTCCTCGACGGTGTTGTAGTGGTAGACGCTGGCCCGGACCGCGCCGCCGCTGTCGCGCAGCCCCAGCGTCGAGAAGTACTCGTAGGCGTAGTAGTCGCCGGAGGAGAGGCAGCAGCCGGCCGCGCCCAGCGCCGCCGCGGTCTGCGCCGGGGTGTGCCCGGCCACCCGGAACGACACGGTGGGGCAGCGCCGCGCCGGTGAGCCGTACACGGTGATCGCCGGGCGGGCGGTGAGCCCGGTGAGCAGCCGGTCGAAGACCGCCTCCTCGTGCGACTGGGCGGCGGCCAGGCCGGCGCGTACCCGCTCGCGGCGGCTGCCGCCGGCCGCCGGGTCGAGGGTGGCCAGATGGTCGACGGCGGCGGTCACCCCGGCCAGCAGCGGGAAGCTCGGCGTGCCGTACTCGAAGCGGTCCGGCACGGCGTCCGAGGAGGGGACCAGCTTCGCCGGGCGCAGCGCCGCCCAGCGGTCCGGGTCGGCGACCATCGCCGCCAGGTGCGGCCCGGACCACTTGTAGGCGCTGGTGACGAAGAAGTCCGCGCCGAGCGCGGCCAGGTCGGTCGGGCCGTGCGGCACCGAGTGCACGCCGTCCACGCAGACCGCCGCGCCGGCCGCGTGTGCGATCTTGGCGATCGTCGCCACGTCCGGCACGGTGCCGGTCGCGTTGCTGCCGGCGGTCACCGCGACCAGCCGGGTGCGCTCGCCGACCAGGTCGGCGTACTGGCCGGCGGGCAGTTCGGCGGTGGCCGGGTCGAACTCCGCCCAGCGCACCGTCGCCCCGGCGGCCTCGGCCGCCTGCACCCACGGCCGGACGTTGGCGTCGTGGTCGAGCCGGGAGACCACCACCTCGTCGCCGGGCCGCCAGGTCGCCCCGAGCGTCCGGGCCAGGGTGTACGTCAGCGCGGTGGCGCTCGGCCCGAGCACCACGCCGGCCGGGTCCGCGCCGAGCAGGTCGGCGACCGCCGAGCGGGCCGCGTCGACCAGTTCCAGCGAGCGTCGGCCGGGCGCGAAGGCGGTGCTGCGGTTGCCGATCGCGGCGCGCATGGTGTCGGCGACGGCGTCGATCACGGACTGGGCGGTCTGGGTCCCGCCCGCGCCGTCGAAGTGGGCGAAGCCCTCGGCCAGGGCGGGGTACGCGGCCCGGGTACGGGCGATGTCGAAGGCCATGCCGGGACCCTAGCGCGTGCCCGACGGCCCGCCGTGCGGCCCGGTGGGCCTGCTCGCGCCGAGGCGGGGTGGGGCGCGTCTCGTACCCTTGATCGGGTGACGAACCGACGCGCCACCGCACCGCAGACCCCTGTCCGTCGTGCCGCCGGCCTGCTGGCCGGCCTCGCCCTCGGCGCCGCGCTGCTCGCCGGGTGCAGCTCGGAGGGCGCCTCCACCGACTGCGGCCTGGACTCCTGCACGGTCACCTTCGACCGGGGCGTGGACGCCAGCGCCACCATCCTCGGCGTCGAGGCCAAGCTGATCGGCGCGCAGGGTGACCAGGTGACCGTCGAGGTCGCCGGGGAGCAGCTCTCGCTGACCGTCGGCCAGCAGGCCACCGAGGTCGGTGGCTTCCAGGTGAGCCTGGACAACGTCACCGACCAGCAGGTGGTGATCCGGGTGGCGCGCAACGCCAACAGCTGATCCGCAGGCCAGGGCGGCGGCGGCCGACGTTTGGAAATCTTCGCAACGGGAGATTGAGGCGCCATGTCTCTCACCCGGAACGCCGGAGCCACCGCCGCCCAGGCCGCGAACAGCAGGTGGCTCGAACTGTTGACCCGGGCCGGATTCATCGGCTACGGGATCGTCCACCTCCTCTTCGCCTGGCTCGCGCTCCAGATCGCCTTCGGCAAGTCGGGGGAGGAGGGCAACCAGAACGGTGCCCTGCGCACCCTGGGCGCCCAGCCCATGGGCAAGACCCTGCTCGTGATCATCGCCATCGGGCTCTTCGCCATGGCCGTCTGGCAGGCCACCGAGGCGGCCATCGGGCACCGCGGCCTGCAGGACAAGGACCGGCTCTTCGAGCGGATCGCCTCGGTGGTGCGCACCATCGTCTTCGCCTGGCTGGGCTACACCGCGGTCAAGGTGGTCCAGGACGCCAGCTCCAACGCCTCGTCGCAGCAGCAGCAGCTCTCCGAGAAGCTGATGTCCTCCGGCGGTGGCCGGGTGCTGGTCGGGCTGGCCGGCCTGGTGCTCGCCGCGGTCGGCATCGGCATGGTCATCTACGGGCTGAAGAAGAAGTTCGAGAAGAACCTCAAGACCGGTGAGATGAGCCCGAAGACGCACACCCTGGCCCGTCGGCTCGGGATGGCCGGGTACGCCGCCCGGGGCACCGTCTTCGCCCTCGCCGGCCTGCTGATCGTCGTCGCCGCGGTCAAGTACGACCCGGAGAAGGCCCGGGGCCTGGACGCCGCGCTGCGCACCCTGCGCGACCAGTCGTACGGGCCGGTGCTGCTGACCCTCGCCGCCCTGGGCATCGCCGCCTTCGGCGTCTACTGCTTCCTCCAGTCCCGCTACCGCCGGGTCTGATCCTGGTCGATGTCCGGACCGCCGGGCACCATTGGGCACTTGCCCGATCCGTGCCCGGCTGGAGGGAGAACAGGTCCGTGCAGAGCTACCTCGTGACGGCCGTCGCCGCGCTCGCCGCGGCGGCGGTCGCACTGCTGGTGGTCGAGGTGGTGCACCGGCTGATGCGCCGGTTCGGCCGGCGCTCGCTGCTGATGACCGAGCTGACCGACCACTCGCACCGCCCGTTCCAGATGGCGGGCACCGCGCTGGCCGTGCAGCTCGCCGTCCGGTTCAGCACCCTGTACGCGGTGGGCAGCCCGTGGCGGCAGGCGCTGCTGCACGTGCTGGTGCTGGCCGTGATCGCCGCCACCGCCTGGCTGGTCGCCTCGCTGCTGGTGGTGCTGGAGGACACCGCGCTGGCCCGGTTCCGGGTCGACGTGCCGAACAACCGGCACGCCCGCCGGGTGCGTACCCAGGTGGTGCTGCTGCGCCGGCTGACCATCGCGGTGATCGTGGTGCTCACCCTCGGCGTGATGCTGATGACCTTCCCCGCCGTACGCGGCATCGGCGCCGGCGTGCTGACCAGCGCCGGGGTGGTCGGTGTGGTGGCCGCGCTGGCCGCGCAGAGCCTGCTCGGCAACGTCTTCGCCGGCCTCCAGCTCGCCTTCAGCGACGCGGTACGCCTCGACGACGTGGTGGTCGTCGAGGGGGAGTGGGGCCGGATCGAGGAGCTGACCCTCAGC
This genomic window contains:
- a CDS encoding cysteine desulfurase-like protein, whose amino-acid sequence is MAFDIARTRAAYPALAEGFAHFDGAGGTQTAQSVIDAVADTMRAAIGNRSTAFAPGRRSLELVDAARSAVADLLGADPAGVVLGPSATALTYTLARTLGATWRPGDEVVVSRLDHDANVRPWVQAAEAAGATVRWAEFDPATAELPAGQYADLVGERTRLVAVTAGSNATGTVPDVATIAKIAHAAGAAVCVDGVHSVPHGPTDLAALGADFFVTSAYKWSGPHLAAMVADPDRWAALRPAKLVPSSDAVPDRFEYGTPSFPLLAGVTAAVDHLATLDPAAGGSRRERVRAGLAAAQSHEEAVFDRLLTGLTARPAITVYGSPARRCPTVSFRVAGHTPAQTAAALGAAGCCLSSGDYYAYEYFSTLGLRDSGGAVRASVYHYNTVEEVDRLLAELDVLATGRGRMGR
- a CDS encoding PH domain-containing protein codes for the protein MSWTERAARPAVLAALLFAAVRAGTVLAGGLPSRGWDYLFGLSLLVLGLAALVPMVVRQRNPWRRPARLVDAGAGRRRVPPMAGFGWFAAAQVLLGAGILQSFGLDLVRDTQTPTVVGWGFTSIMFLLAAFYLLLVTGLVVAFFRGDPRIDLTPAGVEIRDLFGRRSVPWAALTPGRPTPPRSGTVLRLRVARPELVRRRGLVFGRAGSPLVTLGWLAAHPGFLADALRHYVDHPAERAAIGTPAGDDALRRALGAS
- a CDS encoding mechanosensitive ion channel family protein, whose translation is MQSYLVTAVAALAAAAVALLVVEVVHRLMRRFGRRSLLMTELTDHSHRPFQMAGTALAVQLAVRFSTLYAVGSPWRQALLHVLVLAVIAATAWLVASLLVVLEDTALARFRVDVPNNRHARRVRTQVVLLRRLTIAVIVVLTLGVMLMTFPAVRGIGAGVLTSAGVVGVVAALAAQSLLGNVFAGLQLAFSDAVRLDDVVVVEGEWGRIEELTLSYVVVQIWDDRRLILPTSYFTSTPFQNWTRTEAAVLGTAEFDVDWAVPVQAMREELRRLCESTELWDGRVCVLQVTDATGGTVKVRALVSAADAGSLWDLRCLVREHLVAWIRDQLPTALPRVRAEVGDAAGPLPWQVVAPRRTVRRRPDADIPDDARVFGGSDDGDARSETFGGSDDGEARREVLVEEPVDARR
- a CDS encoding GNAT family N-acetyltransferase — its product is MSFLVEENPAEHRFEILVDDALAGFTAYLPRGEVLVFTHTEVDDRFQGRGVGAALIQGTLDQIRARGGRVVPRCPFMAAFIERHPDYADLVVPAP
- a CDS encoding DUF1206 domain-containing protein — translated: MSLTRNAGATAAQAANSRWLELLTRAGFIGYGIVHLLFAWLALQIAFGKSGEEGNQNGALRTLGAQPMGKTLLVIIAIGLFAMAVWQATEAAIGHRGLQDKDRLFERIASVVRTIVFAWLGYTAVKVVQDASSNASSQQQQLSEKLMSSGGGRVLVGLAGLVLAAVGIGMVIYGLKKKFEKNLKTGEMSPKTHTLARRLGMAGYAARGTVFALAGLLIVVAAVKYDPEKARGLDAALRTLRDQSYGPVLLTLAALGIAAFGVYCFLQSRYRRV
- a CDS encoding glycoside hydrolase family 3 protein, which codes for MSERIVGANPDLAALAAAVLQPGFVGTTPPAWVCRWLGEGLGSVVLFARNVVDHEQVAALTATLRAERPDVIVAIDEEAGDVTRLESARGSSRPGNFALGAVDDVDLTEEVARDLGAELAAVGVTLDYAPDADVNSNPANPVIGVRSFGADPALVARHTAAWVRGLQAGGVAACAKHFPGHGDTRVDSHHDLPRIGGDRARLDAVELAPFRAAVSAGVQAVMTGHLLVPALDPELPATLSSRILGGLLRDELGFHGVVVTDAVEMRAVADRYGFAGAAVRALAAGADAICVGGERATEADARELRDAVVAAVLAGELPEERLAEAAKRVGQLAAWSVAARADRPAGPRPGAGSAVGLAAARRALRVVADRPARLPLAGPAHVVEFAPPRNIAIGEETPWGIAAPLAGLVPGTTTARYAQDEVPADPAGGAAGRPLVLVVRDLHRHDWMRAAVGRALAARPDAVVVELGVPELVTGGLHVATHGATRAAAQAAAELLAGTR
- a CDS encoding TIGR03557 family F420-dependent LLM class oxidoreductase, translated to MKIGYFLSSEEYTPAELLAQARGAEQAGFEALWISDHYHPWVDAQGQSAFVWSTIGALSQVCRLPVTTAVTCPTLRIHPAVIAQAAATSAVLHEGRFILGVGTGEALNEHIFGDPWPQTDVRLEMLTEAIEVIRELWRGDFVNHHGKHYTVEHARVYTLPDTPPPIYVSGFGPKSIDLAARIGDGYVSTMPDADMVRRFREGGGGDKPCQAGFKAAYADSADEGMRIAYEKWPNAGVPGELSQVLPSPRHFEQAAQLVKPEMLKEAFVCGNSADAHLEMIDKYAEAGFDEVYVANTGPNWQGLFDLYRREVLPRLR
- a CDS encoding TetR/AcrR family transcriptional regulator — protein: MAPRRAAALRGGEQSLREHLIAAAQALVARRGAAGLTVRDIAREAGVADGVLYNHFADKEELLAYALHAHVRAVEAAQDTPAPRAGEQTVEANLRAWLRRALALHAAVLPAFAGLTGQPKLLARLGELPGPPGGGPGLRTELADYVRAEQRQGRIPPRASAEALATLVVGVCHDLVLGRLLDPAHPPPEPAAELVDDLVATLLHGLLAPPP